One Polaribacter sp. KT25b DNA segment encodes these proteins:
- a CDS encoding YheT family hydrolase, with amino-acid sequence MPVFSSDFLPTIPFRNGYFNTTFRPLFMKDKATYTRKRVSTWDHDFFDLDFTFVGSKTIVVLIHGLEGSSNSKYMASNVNHLKNKGIDTVCFNLRGCSGEDNLLLSTYHSGKTEDVDFVVNYLLENYKYKNIIIAGFSLGGNLTLKYIGEKGENISPIIKGAIAVSVPIDIGSAEIEMDKFKNKLYMEMFFKTMKNKILEKSYKFPEYKLDQDKLSKATKFKHLEHLYTVPVFGFKNPEDYWEKASSKQYLSNIKKPTLLINAKDDSFLSRDCYPYEEAENSNFFFFEETKYGGHCGFMTSFKPNENKWLEFRIERFIKENIQLDIL; translated from the coding sequence ATGCCAGTTTTTTCTTCAGATTTTCTACCTACAATTCCTTTTAGAAACGGTTATTTTAACACTACTTTCAGGCCACTTTTCATGAAAGATAAAGCAACCTACACTAGAAAAAGGGTTTCAACTTGGGATCATGATTTTTTTGATTTAGATTTTACTTTTGTTGGTTCTAAAACAATAGTTGTATTAATTCATGGTTTAGAAGGTAGTTCTAATTCTAAATATATGGCTTCGAACGTCAATCATTTAAAAAATAAAGGCATAGATACCGTTTGTTTTAATTTAAGAGGTTGCAGTGGAGAGGATAATTTACTCCTTTCTACATATCACAGTGGAAAAACAGAAGATGTAGATTTTGTAGTAAATTATTTATTAGAAAATTACAAGTATAAAAATATTATAATTGCTGGTTTTAGTTTAGGAGGCAATTTAACGTTAAAATATATTGGTGAAAAAGGTGAAAATATTTCGCCAATAATTAAAGGTGCAATTGCAGTTTCAGTTCCAATAGATATTGGATCGGCAGAAATTGAAATGGATAAATTTAAAAACAAGTTGTATATGGAGATGTTTTTTAAAACAATGAAAAACAAAATATTAGAAAAATCTTATAAATTTCCAGAATACAAATTAGATCAAGATAAACTCTCTAAAGCTACAAAATTTAAACATCTAGAACATTTATATACTGTACCTGTTTTTGGTTTTAAAAATCCAGAAGATTATTGGGAAAAAGCAAGTTCTAAACAATATCTTTCAAATATAAAAAAGCCAACTTTGCTTATTAATGCAAAAGACGATAGTTTCTTATCAAGAGATTGTTACCCTTATGAAGAAGCAGAAAACTCAAATTTTTTCTTTTTTGAAGAAACAAAATATGGTGGTCATTGTGGTTTTATGACTTCTTTTAAACCAAATGAAAATAAATGGTTAGAGTTTAGAATTGAGCGTTTTATAAAAGAAAATATTCAATTAGATATTTTATAA
- a CDS encoding PorV/PorQ family protein, giving the protein MKYKIVLFLVAFPLFLKAQSFRNYSNEFLNIGVDAAALGMSKAVVATTNNVNAIYWNPAGLVGIKDYQGSLMYASYFAGISNYNHAAFAMPIDKISAIGISVIRFGVDDILNTTELIDSEGNIDFNRISLFSAADYAFNFAYARNLIFKDVKIGVNAKIVRRIIGEFATSWGFGFDAGLQFERNNWKFGLMARDITTTYNSWIINEDEFNKIKDAIPGQNQELPETTEITKPKIQLGVAKDFRIGRLFNLQTEADLNIRFEQTNDIFSSEVGSIDPAIGFQLDYDQLVYLRLGVGNFQYITEYDNSKSLSTQPNFGVGFNYRGVQVDYALTNIGSVGNALYSNIFSITFDYSFFR; this is encoded by the coding sequence GTGAAATACAAAATAGTACTTTTTTTAGTTGCCTTTCCGCTTTTTTTAAAGGCGCAATCCTTTAGAAATTATTCAAACGAATTTTTAAATATTGGTGTGGATGCTGCTGCTTTAGGAATGAGTAAAGCTGTGGTTGCAACAACTAATAATGTAAATGCAATTTACTGGAATCCAGCGGGTTTAGTTGGTATTAAGGATTATCAAGGTTCTTTAATGTATGCCTCTTATTTTGCAGGCATCTCTAATTACAATCATGCCGCTTTTGCAATGCCAATTGATAAAATTAGTGCCATTGGTATTTCAGTTATTCGTTTTGGGGTTGATGATATTTTAAACACTACAGAATTAATTGATAGCGAAGGAAACATCGATTTTAATAGAATTAGTTTGTTTTCTGCTGCTGATTATGCTTTTAACTTTGCTTATGCTAGAAATTTAATTTTTAAGGATGTTAAAATAGGAGTAAATGCAAAAATTGTTCGAAGAATTATTGGCGAATTTGCTACTTCTTGGGGGTTTGGGTTTGATGCCGGCCTACAGTTTGAAAGAAATAATTGGAAATTTGGATTGATGGCAAGAGATATAACAACAACTTATAATAGTTGGATTATTAATGAAGATGAATTCAATAAAATTAAAGATGCAATTCCGGGTCAAAACCAAGAATTGCCAGAAACTACAGAAATTACAAAACCAAAAATACAATTAGGTGTTGCCAAAGATTTTAGAATTGGGCGTTTATTTAATCTTCAAACAGAAGCCGATTTAAATATTCGTTTTGAGCAAACAAATGATATTTTCTCATCAGAAGTTGGTAGTATAGATCCTGCAATTGGTTTTCAATTAGATTATGATCAATTAGTTTATTTACGTTTAGGTGTTGGTAATTTTCAATACATTACAGAGTACGATAACTCAAAATCGCTTTCTACACAACCTAATTTTGGCGTTGGTTTTAACTACAGAGGTGTTCAAGTTGATTATGCTTTAACAAATATTGGTAGTGTCGGTAACGCTTTATATTCAAATATTTTTTCAATTACTTTTGATTATAGTTTCTTTAGATGA